A window of Kiritimatiellaceae bacterium contains these coding sequences:
- a CDS encoding histidine--tRNA ligase produces the protein MSDIAPPDIALWQMIEQRAREIFARYRFSEIRTPILEKLELFTHSLGDTTDVVTKEMYTLEDRGGRKLSLRPEGTAGAIRYVASGGEETANARIFYMGPMFRCERPQAGRKRQFHQIGLEAVGAPNPLADAEVIALQVHLLAAWGLKGARIRLNTIGLPEDRAAVVNGLREAIRPRLSELPEEAQQRFETNVLRLLDSKDEVVKKVIAGVPPVIEFMSAESRAYLDTVIATLKKLEIDVEVDASLVRGLDYYVHTVWEVVHGGLGAQNALAGGGRYRIDVGGRSVDGVGFAMGVERVIAALEATGIMAEQFAPPQPVFIVSLGEAALNENLLLLQMLRQRGIACEMELTARKVQAQMRRADKVGAKAVIIRGDTELQKGTFVLKNMADGSQREVELPELMELL, from the coding sequence ATGTCCGATATTGCACCTCCGGACATCGCACTCTGGCAAATGATCGAACAGCGGGCGCGCGAAATTTTCGCGCGTTATCGTTTTTCGGAGATTCGCACACCCATCCTCGAAAAACTCGAACTTTTTACTCATTCGCTCGGTGACACGACCGATGTGGTAACAAAAGAGATGTACACGCTGGAAGATCGCGGCGGACGCAAGCTGTCGTTGCGCCCCGAAGGAACCGCCGGTGCCATCCGCTATGTTGCTTCCGGTGGCGAAGAAACCGCCAATGCGCGTATTTTCTACATGGGCCCTATGTTCCGTTGCGAACGCCCGCAGGCCGGTCGTAAACGCCAGTTTCATCAGATCGGTCTCGAAGCGGTCGGCGCGCCGAATCCGCTGGCCGACGCCGAAGTCATCGCTCTGCAGGTTCATTTGCTGGCCGCGTGGGGACTTAAAGGCGCCAGAATCCGCCTCAATACCATCGGACTTCCCGAAGATCGCGCCGCCGTAGTCAACGGGTTGCGCGAAGCCATTCGTCCGCGCTTGAGCGAACTACCGGAAGAAGCGCAACAGCGGTTTGAAACCAATGTATTGCGTCTGCTCGATTCCAAAGATGAGGTGGTTAAAAAAGTCATTGCCGGCGTTCCGCCGGTCATCGAGTTTATGAGCGCGGAATCCCGCGCCTATCTCGACACGGTAATTGCAACGCTGAAAAAACTGGAAATCGATGTCGAAGTGGATGCTTCACTTGTTCGCGGCCTCGATTACTACGTCCACACCGTTTGGGAAGTCGTGCATGGTGGTCTCGGCGCACAGAATGCACTGGCTGGCGGCGGACGCTACCGCATTGATGTCGGCGGACGTTCTGTCGATGGCGTCGGCTTTGCGATGGGTGTCGAGCGGGTTATTGCCGCACTTGAAGCCACCGGAATCATGGCCGAACAGTTTGCACCGCCTCAACCGGTTTTTATTGTTTCGCTCGGCGAAGCAGCCTTGAATGAAAATCTACTTCTGCTCCAAATGCTCCGTCAGCGCGGCATTGCCTGCGAAATGGAACTGACTGCGCGCAAGGTTCAGGCACAGATGCGCCGCGCCGACAAGGTCGGTGCAAAAGCTGTGATCATTCGCGGCGACACCGAGCTTCAAAAAGGAACTTTTGTTTTGAAAAACATGGCCGACGGCTCTCAACGGGAAGTCGAATTGCCTGAACTGATGGAACTTCTGTAA
- a CDS encoding integration host factor subunit beta, with the protein MTKRDLVVRIADETGLIQQDVAAILQKSLDYIVEALQKNETVEFRNFGVFEINVRKARIGRNPNKPEDVVTIPERRVVKFKPGKIMKQKITGI; encoded by the coding sequence ATGACAAAAAGAGATTTAGTAGTTCGTATCGCAGACGAGACTGGGCTCATTCAGCAGGATGTTGCAGCCATCCTTCAGAAATCACTGGACTACATTGTCGAAGCGTTACAGAAGAACGAAACCGTTGAATTCCGCAACTTCGGTGTCTTTGAAATCAATGTCCGGAAAGCCCGTATCGGGCGCAATCCCAATAAGCCGGAAGATGTTGTAACGATTCCCGAGCGTCGTGTCGTCAAATTCAAGCCCGGCAAAATCATGAAGCAGAAGATTACCGGCATCTAG
- a CDS encoding proline--tRNA ligase has protein sequence MNKQVKTAISPTREENYPEWYQQVVRAAELAENSDVRGCMVIKPWGYALWENIRTALDRYFKATGHVNAYFPLFIPLSYLEKEAEHVEGFAKECAVVTHHRLEVGPSGKLIPAGELEEPLVVRPTSETIIGATYAKWVQSYRDLPILINQWANVVRWEMRTRLFLRTAEFLWQEGHTVHETKEEAWEETVKMLNVYKQFAEDYMAMPVLTGEKTAGERFPGAVNTLCIEALMQDCKALQAGTSHFLGQNFAKASGIEFQSREGKVETAWTTSWGVSTRLIGGMIMTHADDDGMIMPPRLAPSHVVILPIIRNDADKEKIMQYCNETAAMLRAQHYDGRPVEVVVDGRDINAGEKGWQWVKKGIPVRVEIGPRDMENGGVYVARRDKGAKEKYGQPRAEFVAAIADVLADMQKNLFDRACTFRAENTRTIDSWDEFVEFFKGRGGFALAHWDGTEETEQKINDELSVTIRCIPFDYAQSGAGTCVVSGRPSLGRVVFAKSY, from the coding sequence ATGAATAAACAGGTGAAGACAGCAATTTCCCCGACGCGGGAAGAGAATTATCCGGAGTGGTATCAGCAGGTGGTGCGTGCCGCTGAGCTGGCTGAGAACAGTGATGTTCGCGGTTGCATGGTGATTAAACCATGGGGCTACGCGCTGTGGGAAAATATCCGCACAGCACTGGATCGTTATTTCAAGGCAACCGGTCATGTGAATGCCTATTTCCCGCTTTTCATTCCGCTGAGTTATCTGGAGAAAGAAGCCGAACACGTCGAGGGGTTTGCCAAGGAATGTGCGGTGGTCACGCATCATCGTCTTGAAGTCGGTCCGAGTGGTAAACTGATTCCGGCTGGTGAACTGGAGGAGCCGCTGGTGGTTCGTCCAACGTCTGAAACCATTATCGGCGCGACCTACGCTAAATGGGTGCAAAGCTACCGCGATCTGCCGATCCTGATCAACCAATGGGCTAACGTAGTTCGCTGGGAAATGCGTACGCGGCTTTTTCTGCGCACGGCGGAATTTCTCTGGCAGGAAGGGCACACTGTTCACGAGACGAAAGAAGAAGCGTGGGAAGAAACCGTCAAGATGCTGAACGTCTATAAGCAGTTCGCTGAAGACTATATGGCGATGCCGGTTTTGACCGGTGAAAAGACCGCTGGTGAGCGCTTTCCCGGCGCGGTGAATACACTTTGCATTGAGGCGCTGATGCAGGACTGCAAGGCGCTTCAGGCAGGAACGAGCCACTTCCTCGGTCAGAATTTTGCCAAAGCTTCGGGCATCGAATTTCAGTCACGCGAAGGTAAGGTGGAAACCGCATGGACTACATCGTGGGGCGTCTCAACGCGGCTGATCGGCGGAATGATTATGACTCATGCCGATGATGACGGCATGATTATGCCGCCGCGGCTGGCTCCGTCGCATGTAGTGATTTTGCCGATCATCCGTAACGACGCCGACAAAGAAAAGATTATGCAGTACTGCAATGAAACCGCCGCCATGCTCCGCGCACAGCACTATGACGGACGCCCGGTTGAAGTGGTCGTCGATGGTCGCGACATCAATGCCGGCGAAAAGGGCTGGCAGTGGGTTAAGAAGGGAATTCCGGTGCGTGTGGAAATCGGCCCGCGCGATATGGAGAACGGCGGCGTGTATGTGGCGCGCCGTGATAAAGGTGCAAAAGAAAAATACGGACAGCCCCGCGCCGAGTTCGTGGCGGCAATCGCCGATGTGCTCGCCGATATGCAGAAAAATCTTTTTGACCGGGCCTGCACATTCCGTGCGGAAAATACCCGCACGATTGACAGCTGGGACGAGTTTGTTGAATTTTTCAAAGGCCGCGGCGGATTTGCATTGGCGCACTGGGACGGAACCGAAGAAACCGAACAGAAAATTAATGACGAATTGTCTGTGACGATCCGTTGCATTCCGTTCGACTATGCACAAAGCGGAGCCGGAACCTGCGTCGTTAGCGGACGTCCGAGCTTAGGCCGCGTGGTTTTTGCAAAAAGTTATTAA
- a CDS encoding (d)CMP kinase codes for MNRQRIIAIDGPAASGKSTVTREVAKRMNCIYVDSGALYRGVTWKMIQEGVNTKNPLLVLPVLLKSKWKFEVRNGAVAFTIDGVEPGEALRGKEVREAVSDIAAMPAVRTFVVARLRKLKKLGSLAMEGRDIASVVFPKTPYKFYLDANPEERAKRRHAELVASGETEKAQEVLESLQRRDQKDSSRKTAPLKIAVGAYVIDTSGHDIEEVTRILMGRIAELEKPRNDKMINPIWYSMTCNFFLICLQLKNRIKFYGLQNVPKTGGVIIASNHASYIDPPAVGACTYRTRMTHFMARDTLFKKGFMNWFLHKVGVIPLDRDKGDIKAMKTAIALLKDGASVALFPEGTRSVDGTLQPPKPGIGFLVAKGNAPVVPVYIHGSYEAWSKHSEGWKPNPVSVIFGNLITQEEIRGLGEGRDAYGLIGELIMKRIADLKENFEKGLIHE; via the coding sequence ATGAACAGACAACGGATTATTGCAATTGACGGTCCGGCGGCATCGGGAAAATCCACGGTGACGCGGGAAGTGGCGAAGCGGATGAACTGCATCTATGTGGATTCCGGCGCGTTGTATCGCGGTGTGACATGGAAGATGATTCAGGAAGGCGTGAATACGAAAAACCCGCTACTGGTTCTGCCGGTTCTGCTGAAGTCTAAGTGGAAGTTTGAAGTGCGTAACGGTGCGGTTGCTTTCACGATTGACGGCGTTGAGCCGGGTGAAGCGCTGCGCGGCAAGGAAGTACGCGAAGCGGTTTCGGATATTGCGGCGATGCCGGCGGTGCGCACATTTGTGGTCGCCCGTCTGCGTAAACTGAAAAAGCTCGGATCGCTGGCGATGGAAGGCCGCGACATTGCTTCGGTAGTATTTCCGAAAACGCCGTACAAATTTTATCTGGATGCCAATCCGGAAGAGCGGGCCAAGCGCCGTCACGCGGAACTGGTGGCAAGCGGAGAAACAGAGAAAGCGCAGGAAGTTCTCGAATCACTTCAGCGGCGTGATCAGAAGGATTCGTCGCGCAAGACCGCTCCGCTGAAAATTGCCGTTGGCGCTTATGTGATTGATACGTCGGGACACGATATCGAAGAAGTCACCCGGATTCTGATGGGGCGTATTGCGGAGCTGGAAAAGCCGCGCAACGATAAAATGATCAACCCGATCTGGTACAGCATGACCTGTAATTTTTTTCTGATCTGCCTGCAGCTCAAGAACCGGATTAAATTTTACGGACTGCAGAATGTGCCCAAGACCGGCGGGGTGATTATCGCCTCGAACCACGCCAGCTACATCGATCCTCCGGCGGTTGGAGCCTGCACCTACCGGACGCGAATGACTCATTTCATGGCCCGTGATACGCTGTTTAAAAAAGGGTTCATGAACTGGTTTTTGCATAAGGTCGGCGTGATTCCGCTGGATCGCGACAAGGGCGATATAAAGGCGATGAAAACGGCCATTGCGCTGTTGAAAGATGGAGCTTCTGTGGCGCTGTTCCCCGAAGGAACCCGTTCGGTTGACGGAACTCTTCAGCCGCCGAAGCCGGGAATCGGTTTTTTGGTTGCCAAGGGCAATGCTCCGGTGGTGCCTGTTTATATCCACGGCTCTTACGAGGCATGGTCTAAGCACAGCGAGGGATGGAAGCCCAATCCAGTTTCCGTGATCTTCGGAAACCTGATCACGCAGGAAGAAATCCGCGGGCTGGGCGAAGGACGCGATGCCTACGGCCTGATCGGCGAGCTGATTATGAAGCGTATTGCGGATCTGAAGGAAAATTTTGAGAAGGGACTGATTCATGAATAA
- the aroA gene encoding 3-phosphoshikimate 1-carboxyvinyltransferase, producing MHSKTIYPVSKFGGELGVPGDKSVSQRIAMLAALAKGTSEVHGFLRGEDAMSTLSAMCSLGASAKFEGDVLKITGTGGKFKEPANPLDMGNSGTGTRLLAGLLAGQKMTVTMTGDASLSRRPMGRIKTPLELMGAKIELTGEKGTLPLTIHGTPLHGIRYELPMASAQVKSCILLAGLFAEGKTTVIEPRPTRDHTEKLFQALEIPLHINGSEISLQGFGPAGPQIKARRMTVPGDFSSAAFWIAAVAARPGAELTVRGVGLNPRRTALLDVLKRMGALIEIEITEEEGDPIGTVLVRGTQLHGTETGGDEIPNLIDELPMLAVTGALASGDTVIRDAAELRVKESDRIAVTAAHLRAFGVEVDEHADGMTIHGPARLHAPKEPLDSHGDHRIAMSMAMLATFANAPVKLAQVECVATSYPDFWNHLEWLGGKVE from the coding sequence ATGCATTCAAAAACGATTTATCCTGTTTCTAAATTCGGCGGTGAGCTGGGCGTTCCCGGCGACAAGAGCGTTTCACAGCGCATCGCCATGCTGGCGGCACTGGCGAAGGGCACGTCGGAAGTCCACGGCTTCCTGCGCGGTGAAGACGCCATGAGCACACTGAGTGCGATGTGCTCTCTGGGTGCTTCGGCCAAGTTCGAAGGCGATGTTCTGAAGATTACCGGCACAGGCGGAAAGTTCAAAGAACCGGCCAATCCGCTTGATATGGGCAATTCCGGAACCGGCACCCGCTTGCTGGCCGGCCTGCTGGCGGGGCAGAAGATGACCGTAACAATGACCGGCGATGCTTCGCTTTCACGCCGCCCGATGGGTCGCATTAAAACGCCGCTGGAGCTGATGGGGGCGAAAATTGAGCTGACCGGCGAAAAGGGCACGCTGCCGCTGACGATTCACGGTACGCCGTTGCACGGTATTCGTTACGAACTGCCGATGGCCTCGGCGCAGGTGAAATCCTGCATCTTGCTGGCCGGACTTTTTGCGGAAGGCAAAACAACGGTGATCGAGCCGCGCCCGACGCGCGACCATACGGAAAAACTTTTTCAGGCATTGGAAATTCCGTTACACATCAATGGGTCGGAAATCAGTTTGCAAGGGTTCGGTCCGGCAGGCCCGCAAATCAAGGCGCGCCGGATGACAGTGCCGGGTGATTTTTCGAGCGCGGCATTCTGGATCGCGGCGGTTGCGGCGCGTCCCGGCGCAGAATTGACTGTGCGCGGCGTCGGCCTGAATCCGCGCCGCACAGCGCTGCTGGATGTCTTGAAACGGATGGGCGCACTGATCGAAATTGAAATTACTGAAGAAGAGGGCGATCCGATCGGTACGGTGCTTGTACGCGGCACACAGCTGCACGGCACAGAAACCGGTGGCGATGAAATTCCTAATTTGATTGATGAACTGCCGATGCTGGCGGTAACCGGCGCATTGGCCAGCGGCGATACGGTAATCCGTGATGCAGCGGAACTGCGGGTGAAGGAGTCGGATCGTATTGCGGTGACGGCGGCGCATCTGCGGGCCTTCGGCGTCGAAGTGGATGAACACGCCGATGGCATGACGATTCACGGTCCGGCAAGACTGCACGCACCGAAGGAGCCGCTGGATTCGCACGGCGACCACCGGATTGCCATGTCTATGGCGATGCTGGCGACATTCGCTAATGCTCCGGTCAAACTGGCGCAGGTGGAATGCGTGGCGACATCCTATCCTGATTTTTGGAACCATTTGGAATGGCTGGGCGGAAAGGTTGAATGA
- a CDS encoding GxxExxY protein: protein MGEFIFKEETYRILGACFEVYKEKGCGFLEAVYQECLAIEFKLQGIPHEPQKILPLSYKGQPLDQIYKADFVCFGKIILEIKATDQLANKDRSQTLNYLNATGLEVGLLINFGHHPKLEHERFILTQDKGSV from the coding sequence ATGGGCGAATTTATATTTAAAGAAGAAACATACCGGATTCTCGGAGCCTGCTTTGAGGTCTATAAAGAAAAAGGATGCGGATTTTTAGAGGCGGTTTATCAGGAGTGTCTGGCGATCGAATTCAAGCTTCAGGGAATCCCGCACGAACCGCAAAAAATCCTGCCGCTCAGTTATAAGGGACAACCACTGGATCAAATTTACAAGGCCGACTTCGTCTGTTTTGGCAAAATTATTCTGGAGATTAAGGCAACTGACCAATTAGCAAATAAGGATCGATCTCAGACGTTGAATTATTTAAACGCAACCGGATTAGAAGTGGGTCTTTTGATCAATTTCGGGCATCATCCGAAACTTGAACATGAAAGATTTATTCTGACCCAAGATAAAGGTTCTGTGTAG
- a CDS encoding prephenate dehydrogenase/arogenate dehydrogenase family protein, whose translation MQTIAIVGSGLMGSSLGLALRKRNVPVRIHAYARRQETREAALNLGIADAVFADPAEAVRDADIVVLCVPVLTIPELAKACRAGLKPGAILTDVGSTKEALNRLMIGALEGMNVEFIGSHPICGSEQQGIEAGNADLYAGAVTVVTPPMLADETSIEKVSNLWKSAGSLVTVMDAVSHDRILAATSHLPHVVAAALALSAGDNGLFCGSGFRDTTRIAEGSPQVWSDIVRTNTPALKAALSTFRGQLDALSALIDEGDGEKLANWFAAARDKRKELLQ comes from the coding sequence ATGCAGACCATTGCAATAGTAGGAAGCGGACTGATGGGCTCGTCGCTGGGACTTGCGCTGAGAAAGCGCAACGTACCGGTACGCATCCATGCCTATGCCCGTCGTCAGGAAACCCGTGAAGCGGCCCTGAATCTTGGTATTGCGGATGCGGTCTTCGCCGATCCGGCCGAAGCGGTCAGGGATGCCGACATCGTGGTTCTTTGTGTGCCGGTATTAACCATTCCTGAACTGGCCAAAGCCTGCCGTGCCGGACTTAAACCCGGCGCCATTCTCACGGATGTCGGCAGTACCAAAGAGGCGCTGAACCGCCTGATGATTGGTGCGCTTGAAGGAATGAATGTGGAGTTTATCGGCTCTCATCCAATTTGCGGCTCGGAGCAGCAGGGCATTGAGGCGGGTAATGCCGATTTATATGCAGGCGCGGTGACCGTCGTGACGCCACCGATGCTGGCGGATGAAACGTCGATTGAAAAGGTTTCCAATCTTTGGAAAAGCGCGGGGTCGCTGGTGACGGTTATGGATGCTGTTTCGCATGACCGCATTCTGGCGGCAACCAGCCATCTGCCGCACGTTGTTGCGGCCGCACTGGCGCTTTCGGCAGGCGACAACGGTTTATTTTGCGGCAGCGGATTCCGCGATACGACGCGCATCGCCGAAGGCTCGCCGCAGGTCTGGAGCGATATCGTTCGCACCAATACACCCGCGCTGAAAGCGGCGCTGTCCACTTTTCGCGGACAGCTCGATGCTCTTTCCGCGCTGATTGATGAAGGGGATGGCGAAAAGCTGGCCAACTGGTTCGCCGCCGCCCGTGACAAACGCAAGGAGCTGTTGCAATAG
- a CDS encoding carbohydrate ABC transporter substrate-binding protein, which translates to MQKHLQLILTGLVCLHLLPAFAQEIPAQPLRWMGHWKNEGLREKLVLDVLDDFKFQNQEIPVQFAFAADILPEKSQKAEAEFLADMIRSGEITWDVVWLDASIYRHVAVLLKDPDWGRKHLVDFSEVPGFKETQKPFLVEGTNCHQKTGGVFVGPYIEGFFYALWYNAAVAEKLGIKIREEEMTAENLLQYVQRVDEYNRTAVVPISAFIDFKYSGSFPRLAYNLYLSAQPDGTEKNDSAIRQVLETFEKLGQLHPVLMNQTNMYWRDAARLLTEDKALFTIEPTWRYNAIQKNYPQLLSKMRLAQLPGFQKQQYYAGGFIPVWAVMKNSPNRDAAIRLMQFWSRPEIAEKWVRYTKSPTGLAGNLYNPEYGQDIFAEYQRKLSSTRTMKPDIFTLKQDESPAYLLFDHLDSLLQGRLTAAEAYRKIMKIPE; encoded by the coding sequence ATGCAAAAGCATCTACAGCTTATCTTGACCGGTCTGGTGTGCTTACACCTTCTTCCGGCTTTCGCGCAGGAAATTCCGGCTCAACCGCTTCGCTGGATGGGCCACTGGAAAAACGAAGGTCTGCGCGAAAAGCTGGTTTTGGATGTGCTGGATGATTTTAAGTTCCAAAATCAGGAAATCCCCGTTCAGTTCGCCTTCGCCGCCGACATCCTTCCTGAAAAGAGTCAAAAGGCCGAAGCGGAATTTCTTGCCGACATGATCCGTTCGGGGGAAATCACCTGGGATGTCGTCTGGCTGGATGCATCAATCTATAGACATGTAGCCGTCCTCTTAAAAGATCCGGACTGGGGACGGAAACATCTGGTCGATTTTTCGGAGGTTCCCGGATTCAAGGAAACGCAGAAACCGTTTCTTGTTGAAGGGACGAACTGTCACCAGAAAACCGGCGGTGTTTTCGTAGGCCCGTATATTGAAGGTTTTTTCTATGCTCTCTGGTACAATGCCGCCGTGGCGGAAAAACTGGGTATAAAAATCCGCGAAGAGGAAATGACTGCGGAAAATCTCCTCCAGTATGTGCAGCGAGTGGACGAATATAACCGGACGGCCGTCGTCCCGATCTCAGCTTTCATTGACTTTAAGTATTCCGGCTCCTTCCCGCGTTTGGCATACAACCTCTATCTTTCTGCTCAACCGGACGGCACGGAAAAAAACGATTCGGCCATCCGGCAGGTGCTGGAAACATTTGAGAAACTCGGTCAGCTCCATCCAGTTCTGATGAATCAAACGAATATGTACTGGCGGGATGCGGCCCGCCTGCTGACGGAAGACAAGGCGCTTTTCACGATCGAACCGACCTGGCGGTATAATGCGATTCAGAAAAACTATCCGCAACTCCTCTCCAAAATGCGGCTGGCTCAACTGCCGGGTTTCCAAAAACAGCAGTATTATGCAGGCGGCTTCATACCGGTCTGGGCCGTTATGAAAAACAGTCCCAACCGGGATGCCGCGATCCGGCTTATGCAGTTCTGGAGCCGTCCGGAAATTGCCGAGAAATGGGTTCGTTACACAAAAAGCCCGACCGGACTTGCCGGCAATCTTTACAATCCGGAATACGGGCAGGATATTTTCGCCGAGTATCAGCGCAAACTGTCATCCACCCGCACCATGAAACCCGATATTTTCACGCTCAAGCAGGATGAATCTCCAGCCTATCTGCTGTTTGATCATCTTGATTCACTACTGCAAGGCAGGTTGACAGCCGCAGAGGCCTACCGCAAAATCATGAAAATACCGGAATGA